The proteins below come from a single Drosophila suzukii chromosome X, CBGP_Dsuzu_IsoJpt1.0, whole genome shotgun sequence genomic window:
- the LOC108005441 gene encoding uncharacterized protein isoform X1 gives MPSKRHLEKRGRRRRNAVQLNDFLRGDDEQLQETTPSSNQSQFHSNESNGNAHNASSIGTIPLSGLVESDVTPVVTTQQSEDQEKASPPVQQHALKPTINVWLSAVENTQPEANYNVDAEEYPDLGKRSKRCKQPTPPLTNSNDGGVISSPNIAQRLRGRRGRIIDPPVLANFLPEAVLPSVSSNKQQTVAKRVTLVRPGDNDHTLDSTTSKISLLKRDSAQPHERNAGHSPQKERKNLPKTKEHNTPVASLEQQKAIDTTNQQQQKTPNKVQQQQGRGSASPSLKQQKSPTNSIWEQPRSSENAGLQKQKSQGKSSQQQQVSKKPAGYPVQQQQKSPGPSSQRQQQNQQQKSPSKLPQGQQKNPVGPAKQQHQQQKTPGNPLEQQKTPGNPLEQQHKSSGNPLEQQQTKSSVNPLQQQQKTSGIPLHQQQQKTSGNILHQQPTSSGNLLQQQPKSPRDSMQQQPKSPLQQPQQSTGNQIQQQQKSSGNHLQQPQKSTNNHMQQQPTSSGHKLKQQPKSPRNPTQQQPKSPRNPLQQPQKSTGNHMQEQPTTSGNHLHQQPKSGLQQRQKSPAKSLQQQQKGPGSSAQQQHQRSPVRQQQQQQPKSSGNTIRQQPKSPAKTPRDDENVASIPVPVFTDQPIQQQTPFPGSNSAGYEDDDVIPPTPMYQSQRLMSWRFPRSNNNLRLVRSLQSMSQQFMQSSPEESQEDQAVPRQLQTYVQQQMSPQQVKRLPGNQPLRHIRQLAMRSSLNCNAQEFRPREHRVAGGSNQQSQMALGGPGEREEVQRRQRRPSRMSVSCSAHKNPVVNIFPSKRQRRRRRQRFLRSLHNNSSHLLPTRTPSVGLLPTPMIQPRCNCSAPPLAPVYHYAPATATQQQTLMQPQTQSLPQPVIQTLPQSIPQSQLQYQPQSQLQLMPQAQVEVQPSGSVPIQVMVPPETIKVNAGSNPPPLIFYNPQSGNIWGHPTPQLPIEIQSRNASQSVFRLASLPCTGVGTPNTDFFTGWSTPSPPHHSPSCLPSSISGPSQLQWSHTLSSPPLVEDQQQLQEEPLDSSIYQDEDLMYTRPLLDMDREDTQSEEGEEEEEYQAYQDLQEWEYGSGCQSESELQASQPPLVDGPHGNPNAVVVEDTGAPFERHQIFRAPSQQGQEYPKPDLNCVPSSIKKLYHLISSQYSDYSFVYALSAQLSQDCVPMDCYVYLKMVLLASIVSIETEEVRAPIALCIIATDSLIANHLMNKVGQLAPRFLGPHDYGLHPTFSALPTRFNWVVACPLLMAQQGVYYVGDWSRLTKDQGCQLEKCIENGAVPVPQLQIDQPLEAAVWTQWQPDNSSNQTQVLSKLCPIFGLPIYMGDHASESLWNLIIHQHSAEGQHTVNDGLNIHEEDMRMLIHLLHQRKTTFSDGAQQMLQKYYVISRKERPTVFSSKTYIVLKQFAESFAKLAFRLEVLESDVCVAIFHCEHFVQRVYGTNEHLAPPAVITFNVIARIDPYMNEFARWLLQYLDRYEDEDLGIQPDKRRRTDSWGMP, from the exons ATGCCATCTAAGAGGCATCTAGAGAAGAGAGGCCGTCGTCGCCGCAATGCCGTTCAGCTCAATGATTTCTTGCGCGGCGATGACGAGCAGCTCCAAGAAACAACACCTTCTTCTAATCAGTCCCAGTTCCATAGCAATGAATCCAATGGAAACGCTCATAATGCAAGCTCCATAGG CACCATTCCATTGAGCGGCCTTGTCGAGAGCGATGTGACTCCTGTTGTGACCACACAACAGAGCGAAGATCAGGAGAAGGCATCTCCTCCAGTGCAGCAACATGCTTTAAAACCAACTATCAACGTCTGGCTCTCGGCTGTGGAAAACACCCAGCCCGAGGCCAACTATAACGTGGATGCTGAGGAGTATCCGGATTTGGGAAAGCGTTCGAAGAGATGTAAGCAACCGACGCCGCCCTTGACAAATTCAAATGATGGTGGAGTCATCTCTTCGCCAAATATTGCTCAGCGCCTTCGAGGACGTCGCGGCCGCATAATCGATCCGCCAGTTCTGGCCAACTTCCTGCCGGAAGCCGTACTTCCGTCAGTGTCCAGCAACAAGCAGCAAACTGTAGCCAAGAGGGTGACTTTAGTGCGTCCTGGTGACAACGATCATACACTTGATTCTACTACAAGCAAGATTAGTCTGCTGAAAAGGGATTCTGCCCAGCCGCACGAGCGAAATGCTGGTCATTCCCCTCAGAAggagaggaaaaatctacccAAAACTAAAGAGCACAATACTCCTGTTGCTTCCTTGGAGCAACAGAAAGCTATTGATACTACcaatcagcagcagcaaaagaCTCCCAACAAAGTCCAACAGCAGCAGGGAAGGGGTTCAGCCAGTCCTTCACTAAAGCAACAGAAAAGTCCTACAAATTCTATTTGGGAGCAGCCGAGGAGCTCGGAAAATGCTGGCCTGCAGAAGCAGAAAAGTCAAGGAAAGTCTTCCCAACAGCAGCAAGTCAGCAAGAAGCCTGCTGGTTATCCAGTTCAGCAACAGCAGAAGAGTCCTGGACCTAGTTCTCAGCGACAGCAGCAGAATCAGCAGCAAAAGTCTCCTAGCAAACTTCCTCAGGGACAGCAGAAAAACCCTGTGGGTCCAGCcaagcagcagcaccagcagcagaaGACTCCTGGCAATCCTTTGGAGCAGCAGAAGACTCCCGGCAACCCTTTGGAGCAGCAGCATAAGTCTTCTGGCAATCCTTTGGAGCAGCAGCAAACGAAGTCTTCTGTCAATCCTttgcaacagcagcaaaagACGTCAGGGATTCCAttgcaccagcagcagcagaagacGTCTGGCAATATATTGCACCAGCAGCCGACATCTTCTGGCAATCTTTTGCAGCAACAGCCTAAGTCTCCTCGCGATTCCATGCAGCAACAGCCAAAGTCTCCTTTGCAGCAGCCACAGCAGTCTACTGGCAATCAAAtacaacagcagcagaagtCTTCTGGCAATCATTTGCAGCAGCCACAGAAGTCTACTAACAATCACATGCAACAACAGCCGACGTCTTCTGGCCATAAATTGAAGCAACAGCCGAAGTCACCTCGCAATCCCACGCAGCAACAGCCGAAATCTCCTCGCAATCCTTTACAGCAGCCTCAGAAGTCTACAGGCAATCACATGCAAGAGCAGCCGACGACTTCTGGCAATCATTTGCACCAGCAGCCAAAGTCTGGTTTACAGCAGCGTCAGAAGAGTCCTGCAAAGTCattgcaacagcaacagaaaGGTCCTGGAAGTTCtgcccagcagcaacatcagagGAGTCCTGTcaggcagcagcaacagcagcaaccaAAGAGTTCCGGCAATACCATCCGCCAGCAACCAAAGAGTCCTGCAAAGACACCACGTGATGACGAAAACGTTGCTTCGATACCAGTCCCCGTCTTCACCGATCAGCCCATCCAGCAGCAAACTCCATTTCCGGGTAGCAACAGCGCCGGTTATGAGGACGACGACGTGATACCGCCGACACCGATGTACCAAAGTCAAAGACTCATGTCGTGGAGATTTCCGCGCAGCAACAATAACCTACGGTTGGTCCGCAGCCTTCAGTCGATGAGTCAACAGTTTATGCAGTCCTCGCCGGAGGAATCGCAGGAGGACCAGGCAGTGCCGCGCCAGCTGCAGACATATGTGCAGCAGCAGATGAGCCCGCAGCAGGTCAAGCGCCTGCCAGGAAACCAGCCACTCCGTCACATCCGACAGTTAGCCATGCGCAGCAGCTTGAACTGCAACGCTCAGGAGTTCCGGCCAAGGGAGCATCGTGTGGCCGGTGGATCGAATCAGCAGTCGCAAATGGCCTTGGGAGGGCCAGGAGAAAGGGAGGAAGTACAACGACGACAACGTCGCCCGTCCAGAATGAGCGTAAGTTGTAGTGCACATAAGAATCCTGTTGTAAACATTTTCCCTTCGAAACGACAGAGAAGACGCCGTCGCCAGCGATTTCTGCGTTCCTTGCATAATAATTCATCGCATCTGTTGCCCACGCGCACACCGAGTGTTGGACTGCTGCCCACACCCATGATTCAGCCCAGGTGCAACTGCAGTGCGCCGCCTTTGGCCCCAGTTTACCATTATGCTCCTGCAACTGCAACGCAACAGCAAACTCTAATGCAACCCCAAACGCAATCGCTGCCGCAACCTGTTATTCAAACCCTTCCACAATCCATCCCGCAATCCCAACTCCAATACCAGCCCCAGTCGCAACTACAACTAATGCCCCAAGCGCAGGTCGAAGTACAACCATCAGGCAGCGTACCAATCCAAGTCATGGTACCACCAGAAACGATCAAGGTAAATGCCGGCAGCAATCCGCCGCCCTTAATTTTCTACAATCCCCAGTCGGGGAATATTTGGGGCCACCCGACACCACAGCTTCCCATCGAAATACAGAGCAGGAATGCCAGCCAGTCGGTTTTTCGGCTTGCCAGCCTCCCTTGCACTGGTGTGGGCACCCCCAATACGGATTTCTTTACGGGATGGTCCACCCCCAGCCCGCCCCACCACAGCCCGAGCTGCCTACCGTCCAGTATTTCCGGCCCGAGCCAGTTGCAGTGGTCCCATACCCTCAGTTCGCCCCCGCTGGTGGAGGaccagcagcagctgcaggaGGAGCCGCTAGATTCGAGTATCTACCAGGACGAGGACCTTATGTACACCAGGCCCCTATTGGATATGGACCGAGAGGATACCCAGTCGGAGGAGGGAGAGGAAGAGGAGGAGTACCAGGCGTACCAGGATCTCCAGGAATGGGAGTACGGATCGGGGTGTCAGTCGGAGTCGGAGTTACAGGCCTCTCAGCCGCCGCTCGTCGACGGGCCTCACGGCAATCCAAACGCCGTCGTCGTTGAGGACACAGGAGCACCGTTTGAGCGTCACCAGATATTCCGTGCCCCATCACAGCAAGGTCAGGAGTATCCCAAGCCAGATTTGAACTGCGTGCCGTCCAGCATTAAGAAGCTATATCACCTGATTTCATCGCAATATTCCGACTACTCATTTGTCTACGCACTGAGTGCTCAGCTCAGCCAAGATTGCGTGCCCATGGATTGCTACGTTTACCTGAAGATGGTGCTGCTGGCCAGCATTGTTTCGATTGAAACCGAGGAGGTACGGGCTCCGATTGCGCTGTGCATCATCGCCACCGACAGCCTAATTGCTAATCACCTCATGAACAAAGTGGGCCAACTGGCTCCACGTTTCCTAGGGCCACACGACTATGGTTTGCACCCGACCTTCAGTGCCCTGCCCACGCGTTTCAACTGGGTGGTGGCCTGTCCCTTGCTGATGGCCCAGCAGGGGGTTTATTATGTGGGGGACTGGTCTCGCCTCACCAAGGATCAGGGATGCCAGCTGGAGAAGTGCATTGAAAACGGAGCAGTGCCAGTGCCTCAGCTGCAAATTGATCAGCCCTTGGAAGCAGCCGTCTGGACGCAGTGGCAGCCGGATAACTCCAGCAATCAGACCCAAGTCCTCTCCAAATTGTGCCC AATATTCGGGCTGCCCATTTACATGGGTGATCATGCCAGCGAGAGCCTGTGGAACTTAATAATCCACCAGCACAGCGCAGAGGGACAACATACTGTAAACGATGGCTTAAACATTCACGAGGAGGACATGCGTATGCTTATCCATCTGTTGCACCAGCGCAAAACCACCTTCAGCGATGGAGCCCAGCAGATGCTGCAAAAGTACTATGTGATCTCCAGGAAAGAGCGACCAA CTGTCTTCTCCAGCAAGACGTATATTGTGCTTAAGCAATTCGCGGAATCATTTGCCAAACTGGCCTTCCGACTGGAGGTCCTTGAATCCGACGTTTGTGTGGCGATCTTCCACTGCGAGCACTTTGTACAGCGTGTTTACGGGACCAACGAGCACCTTGCTCCGCCGGCGGTGATCACCTTCAATGTGATCGCCCGCATCGATCCGTACATGAACGAGTTCGCACGCTGGCTGCTTCAGTATCTGGATCGCTACGAGGACGAGGACCTGGGAATACAGCCGGACAAGCGGCGACGCACCGATAGCTGGGGCATGCCCTAA
- the LOC108005441 gene encoding uncharacterized protein isoform X2 → MPSKRHLEKRGRRRRNAVQLNDFLRGDDEQLQETTPSSNQSQFHSNESNGNAHNASSIGTIPLSGLVESDVTPVVTTQQSEDQEKASPPVQQHALKPTINVWLSAVENTQPEANYNVDAEEYPDLGKRSKRCKQPTPPLTNSNDGGVISSPNIAQRLRGRRGRIIDPPVLANFLPEAVLPSVSSNKQQTVAKRVTLVRPGDNDHTLDSTTSKISLLKRDSAQPHERNAGHSPQKERKNLPKTKEHNTPVASLEQQKAIDTTNQQQQKTPNKVQQQQGRGSASPSLKQQKSPTNSIWEQPRSSENAGLQKQKSQGKSSQQQQVSKKPAGYPVQQQQKSPGPSSQRQQQNQQQKSPSKLPQGQQKNPVGPAKQQHQQQKTPGNPLEQQKTPGNPLEQQHKSSGNPLEQQQTKSSVNPLQQQQKTSGIPLHQQQQKTSGNILHQQPTSSGNLLQQQPKSPRDSMQQQPKSPLQQPQQSTGNQIQQQQKSSGNHLQQPQKSTNNHMQQQPTSSGHKLKQQPKSPRNPTQQQPKSPRNPLQQPQKSTGNHMQEQPTTSGNHLHQQPKSGLQQRQKSPAKSLQQQQKGPGSSAQQQHQRSPVRQQQQQQPKSSGNTIRQQPKSPAKTPRDDENVASIPVPVFTDQPIQQQTPFPGSNSAGYEDDDVIPPTPMYQSQRLMSWRFPRSNNNLRLVRSLQSMSQQFMQSSPEESQEDQAVPRQLQTYVQQQMSPQQVKRLPGNQPLRHIRQLAMRSSLNCNAQEFRPREHRVAGGSNQQSQMALGGPGEREEVQRRQRRPSRMSRRRRRQRFLRSLHNNSSHLLPTRTPSVGLLPTPMIQPRCNCSAPPLAPVYHYAPATATQQQTLMQPQTQSLPQPVIQTLPQSIPQSQLQYQPQSQLQLMPQAQVEVQPSGSVPIQVMVPPETIKVNAGSNPPPLIFYNPQSGNIWGHPTPQLPIEIQSRNASQSVFRLASLPCTGVGTPNTDFFTGWSTPSPPHHSPSCLPSSISGPSQLQWSHTLSSPPLVEDQQQLQEEPLDSSIYQDEDLMYTRPLLDMDREDTQSEEGEEEEEYQAYQDLQEWEYGSGCQSESELQASQPPLVDGPHGNPNAVVVEDTGAPFERHQIFRAPSQQGQEYPKPDLNCVPSSIKKLYHLISSQYSDYSFVYALSAQLSQDCVPMDCYVYLKMVLLASIVSIETEEVRAPIALCIIATDSLIANHLMNKVGQLAPRFLGPHDYGLHPTFSALPTRFNWVVACPLLMAQQGVYYVGDWSRLTKDQGCQLEKCIENGAVPVPQLQIDQPLEAAVWTQWQPDNSSNQTQVLSKLCPIFGLPIYMGDHASESLWNLIIHQHSAEGQHTVNDGLNIHEEDMRMLIHLLHQRKTTFSDGAQQMLQKYYVISRKERPTVFSSKTYIVLKQFAESFAKLAFRLEVLESDVCVAIFHCEHFVQRVYGTNEHLAPPAVITFNVIARIDPYMNEFARWLLQYLDRYEDEDLGIQPDKRRRTDSWGMP, encoded by the exons ATGCCATCTAAGAGGCATCTAGAGAAGAGAGGCCGTCGTCGCCGCAATGCCGTTCAGCTCAATGATTTCTTGCGCGGCGATGACGAGCAGCTCCAAGAAACAACACCTTCTTCTAATCAGTCCCAGTTCCATAGCAATGAATCCAATGGAAACGCTCATAATGCAAGCTCCATAGG CACCATTCCATTGAGCGGCCTTGTCGAGAGCGATGTGACTCCTGTTGTGACCACACAACAGAGCGAAGATCAGGAGAAGGCATCTCCTCCAGTGCAGCAACATGCTTTAAAACCAACTATCAACGTCTGGCTCTCGGCTGTGGAAAACACCCAGCCCGAGGCCAACTATAACGTGGATGCTGAGGAGTATCCGGATTTGGGAAAGCGTTCGAAGAGATGTAAGCAACCGACGCCGCCCTTGACAAATTCAAATGATGGTGGAGTCATCTCTTCGCCAAATATTGCTCAGCGCCTTCGAGGACGTCGCGGCCGCATAATCGATCCGCCAGTTCTGGCCAACTTCCTGCCGGAAGCCGTACTTCCGTCAGTGTCCAGCAACAAGCAGCAAACTGTAGCCAAGAGGGTGACTTTAGTGCGTCCTGGTGACAACGATCATACACTTGATTCTACTACAAGCAAGATTAGTCTGCTGAAAAGGGATTCTGCCCAGCCGCACGAGCGAAATGCTGGTCATTCCCCTCAGAAggagaggaaaaatctacccAAAACTAAAGAGCACAATACTCCTGTTGCTTCCTTGGAGCAACAGAAAGCTATTGATACTACcaatcagcagcagcaaaagaCTCCCAACAAAGTCCAACAGCAGCAGGGAAGGGGTTCAGCCAGTCCTTCACTAAAGCAACAGAAAAGTCCTACAAATTCTATTTGGGAGCAGCCGAGGAGCTCGGAAAATGCTGGCCTGCAGAAGCAGAAAAGTCAAGGAAAGTCTTCCCAACAGCAGCAAGTCAGCAAGAAGCCTGCTGGTTATCCAGTTCAGCAACAGCAGAAGAGTCCTGGACCTAGTTCTCAGCGACAGCAGCAGAATCAGCAGCAAAAGTCTCCTAGCAAACTTCCTCAGGGACAGCAGAAAAACCCTGTGGGTCCAGCcaagcagcagcaccagcagcagaaGACTCCTGGCAATCCTTTGGAGCAGCAGAAGACTCCCGGCAACCCTTTGGAGCAGCAGCATAAGTCTTCTGGCAATCCTTTGGAGCAGCAGCAAACGAAGTCTTCTGTCAATCCTttgcaacagcagcaaaagACGTCAGGGATTCCAttgcaccagcagcagcagaagacGTCTGGCAATATATTGCACCAGCAGCCGACATCTTCTGGCAATCTTTTGCAGCAACAGCCTAAGTCTCCTCGCGATTCCATGCAGCAACAGCCAAAGTCTCCTTTGCAGCAGCCACAGCAGTCTACTGGCAATCAAAtacaacagcagcagaagtCTTCTGGCAATCATTTGCAGCAGCCACAGAAGTCTACTAACAATCACATGCAACAACAGCCGACGTCTTCTGGCCATAAATTGAAGCAACAGCCGAAGTCACCTCGCAATCCCACGCAGCAACAGCCGAAATCTCCTCGCAATCCTTTACAGCAGCCTCAGAAGTCTACAGGCAATCACATGCAAGAGCAGCCGACGACTTCTGGCAATCATTTGCACCAGCAGCCAAAGTCTGGTTTACAGCAGCGTCAGAAGAGTCCTGCAAAGTCattgcaacagcaacagaaaGGTCCTGGAAGTTCtgcccagcagcaacatcagagGAGTCCTGTcaggcagcagcaacagcagcaaccaAAGAGTTCCGGCAATACCATCCGCCAGCAACCAAAGAGTCCTGCAAAGACACCACGTGATGACGAAAACGTTGCTTCGATACCAGTCCCCGTCTTCACCGATCAGCCCATCCAGCAGCAAACTCCATTTCCGGGTAGCAACAGCGCCGGTTATGAGGACGACGACGTGATACCGCCGACACCGATGTACCAAAGTCAAAGACTCATGTCGTGGAGATTTCCGCGCAGCAACAATAACCTACGGTTGGTCCGCAGCCTTCAGTCGATGAGTCAACAGTTTATGCAGTCCTCGCCGGAGGAATCGCAGGAGGACCAGGCAGTGCCGCGCCAGCTGCAGACATATGTGCAGCAGCAGATGAGCCCGCAGCAGGTCAAGCGCCTGCCAGGAAACCAGCCACTCCGTCACATCCGACAGTTAGCCATGCGCAGCAGCTTGAACTGCAACGCTCAGGAGTTCCGGCCAAGGGAGCATCGTGTGGCCGGTGGATCGAATCAGCAGTCGCAAATGGCCTTGGGAGGGCCAGGAGAAAGGGAGGAAGTACAACGACGACAACGTCGCCCGTCCAGAATGAGC AGAAGACGCCGTCGCCAGCGATTTCTGCGTTCCTTGCATAATAATTCATCGCATCTGTTGCCCACGCGCACACCGAGTGTTGGACTGCTGCCCACACCCATGATTCAGCCCAGGTGCAACTGCAGTGCGCCGCCTTTGGCCCCAGTTTACCATTATGCTCCTGCAACTGCAACGCAACAGCAAACTCTAATGCAACCCCAAACGCAATCGCTGCCGCAACCTGTTATTCAAACCCTTCCACAATCCATCCCGCAATCCCAACTCCAATACCAGCCCCAGTCGCAACTACAACTAATGCCCCAAGCGCAGGTCGAAGTACAACCATCAGGCAGCGTACCAATCCAAGTCATGGTACCACCAGAAACGATCAAGGTAAATGCCGGCAGCAATCCGCCGCCCTTAATTTTCTACAATCCCCAGTCGGGGAATATTTGGGGCCACCCGACACCACAGCTTCCCATCGAAATACAGAGCAGGAATGCCAGCCAGTCGGTTTTTCGGCTTGCCAGCCTCCCTTGCACTGGTGTGGGCACCCCCAATACGGATTTCTTTACGGGATGGTCCACCCCCAGCCCGCCCCACCACAGCCCGAGCTGCCTACCGTCCAGTATTTCCGGCCCGAGCCAGTTGCAGTGGTCCCATACCCTCAGTTCGCCCCCGCTGGTGGAGGaccagcagcagctgcaggaGGAGCCGCTAGATTCGAGTATCTACCAGGACGAGGACCTTATGTACACCAGGCCCCTATTGGATATGGACCGAGAGGATACCCAGTCGGAGGAGGGAGAGGAAGAGGAGGAGTACCAGGCGTACCAGGATCTCCAGGAATGGGAGTACGGATCGGGGTGTCAGTCGGAGTCGGAGTTACAGGCCTCTCAGCCGCCGCTCGTCGACGGGCCTCACGGCAATCCAAACGCCGTCGTCGTTGAGGACACAGGAGCACCGTTTGAGCGTCACCAGATATTCCGTGCCCCATCACAGCAAGGTCAGGAGTATCCCAAGCCAGATTTGAACTGCGTGCCGTCCAGCATTAAGAAGCTATATCACCTGATTTCATCGCAATATTCCGACTACTCATTTGTCTACGCACTGAGTGCTCAGCTCAGCCAAGATTGCGTGCCCATGGATTGCTACGTTTACCTGAAGATGGTGCTGCTGGCCAGCATTGTTTCGATTGAAACCGAGGAGGTACGGGCTCCGATTGCGCTGTGCATCATCGCCACCGACAGCCTAATTGCTAATCACCTCATGAACAAAGTGGGCCAACTGGCTCCACGTTTCCTAGGGCCACACGACTATGGTTTGCACCCGACCTTCAGTGCCCTGCCCACGCGTTTCAACTGGGTGGTGGCCTGTCCCTTGCTGATGGCCCAGCAGGGGGTTTATTATGTGGGGGACTGGTCTCGCCTCACCAAGGATCAGGGATGCCAGCTGGAGAAGTGCATTGAAAACGGAGCAGTGCCAGTGCCTCAGCTGCAAATTGATCAGCCCTTGGAAGCAGCCGTCTGGACGCAGTGGCAGCCGGATAACTCCAGCAATCAGACCCAAGTCCTCTCCAAATTGTGCCC AATATTCGGGCTGCCCATTTACATGGGTGATCATGCCAGCGAGAGCCTGTGGAACTTAATAATCCACCAGCACAGCGCAGAGGGACAACATACTGTAAACGATGGCTTAAACATTCACGAGGAGGACATGCGTATGCTTATCCATCTGTTGCACCAGCGCAAAACCACCTTCAGCGATGGAGCCCAGCAGATGCTGCAAAAGTACTATGTGATCTCCAGGAAAGAGCGACCAA CTGTCTTCTCCAGCAAGACGTATATTGTGCTTAAGCAATTCGCGGAATCATTTGCCAAACTGGCCTTCCGACTGGAGGTCCTTGAATCCGACGTTTGTGTGGCGATCTTCCACTGCGAGCACTTTGTACAGCGTGTTTACGGGACCAACGAGCACCTTGCTCCGCCGGCGGTGATCACCTTCAATGTGATCGCCCGCATCGATCCGTACATGAACGAGTTCGCACGCTGGCTGCTTCAGTATCTGGATCGCTACGAGGACGAGGACCTGGGAATACAGCCGGACAAGCGGCGACGCACCGATAGCTGGGGCATGCCCTAA
- the LOC108005441 gene encoding uncharacterized protein isoform X3, whose protein sequence is MFTVDAGAESVVPNETPVNSQFHEQKLVEHFCRQTQLLKLVEGSSGRFVANYRNTRRPEDLLAPIQLRLDFDYVRLLEISPKLLQLIVEEPLQFQEAVRYSVYGLVRQHLKDAGLKPIDINQLHAHWRLVGLPLSPGLQFEPRDQSLRLGLSQVQGILAAYTPQETLVLQSIWYCGSGCMRNAIQTSSTDAPLCSGCSRPMSEYQKLRVTESYRILAILPSSAVQTPRIKGCLHRPKLIRLRAHAHDCELKLGSSYLITGYFTGSSTTYQLEACHLRGI, encoded by the exons ATGTTTACAGTGGATGCCGGTGCAGAATCAGTAGTACCAAACGAGACTCCAGTAAATAGCCA ATTCCACGAGCAGAAGCTGGTGGAGCACTTTTGCCGGCAGACGCAGCTGCTGAAGCTGGTCGAGGGCTCCTCTGGCCGGTTTGTGGCGAACTATAGAAACACCCGGCGGCCGGAGGACCTGCTGGCCCCCATCCAGTTGCGCCTCGACTTCGACTACGTACGCCTGCTCGAGATCTCGCCCAAATTGCTTCAACTGATCGTCGAGGAACCGCTGCAGTTCCAGGAGGCCGTCCGGTACTCCGTTTACGGCCTGGTCAGGCAACATCTCAAGGACGCCGGCCTGAAACCCATCGATATCAACCAGCTGCACGCCCATTGGCGCCTAGTGGGCCTGCCCCTCAGCCCGGGCCTCCAGTTCGAGCCTCGGGATCAGTCGCTGCGCCTGGGCTTGTCCCAGGTTCAGGGCATCCTGGCAGCCTACACACCGCAGGAGACACTGGT CCTGCAATCGATTTGGTACTGCGGCAGCGGCTGTATGCGCAATGCCATACAGACCAGCTCAACGGATG CTCCCTTGTGTTCGGGCTGCTCGCGGCCCATGAGTGAATACCAAAAGTTGCGCGTCACCGAATCCTATCGAATCCTGGCCATCCTGCCCAGTTCTGCAGTACAAACACCCCGAATCAAGGGCTGCCTACATCGCCCTAAACTTATCCGCCTAAGAG CTCACGCCCACGACTGTGAATTAAAGTTAGGATCAAGCTATCTCATTACTGGCTACTTCACTGGATCGTCGACCACCTATCAACTGGAAGCATGCCATCTAAGAGGCATCTAG
- the RpS5a gene encoding small ribosomal subunit protein uS7A, translating into MAEVAENVVETFEEPAAPLEAEVAETILETNVVATTELPEIKLFGRWSCDDVTVNDISLQDYISVKEKFARYLPHSAGRYAAKRFRKAQCPIVERLTCSLMMKGRNNGKKLMACRIVKHSFEIIHLLTGENPLQILVSAIINSGPREDSTRIGRAGTVRRQAVDVSPLRRVNQAIWLLCTGAREAAFRNIKTIAECLADELINAAKGSSNSYAIKKKDELERVAKSNR; encoded by the exons ATGGCTGAAGTTGCTGAAAACGTGGTGGAGACCTTCGAGGAGCCAGCGGCACCTCTGGAAGCCGAGGTCGCTGAGACGATCCTGGAGACGAATGTGGTGGCCACCACTGAGCTGCCGGAGATCAAGCTCTTCGGACGCTGGTCCTGCGACGATGTCACCGTCAACGACATCTCCCTGCAGGATTACATCTCGGTGAAGGAGAAGTTCGCCCGCTACCTTCCCCACTCCGCCGGACGTTATGCCGCCAAGCGTTTCCGCAAGGCCCAGTGCCCCATTGTGGAGCGATTGACCTGCTCCCTGATGATGAAGGGTCGCAACAACGGCAAGAAGCTGATGGCCTGCCGCATCGTCAAGCACTCGTTCGAGATCATCCATCTGCTCACCGGGGAGAACCCTCTGCAG ATCCTGGTCAGCGCGATCATCAACTCCGGACCCCGTGAGGACTCCACCCGTATTGGACGTGCCGGTACCGTCCGTCGCCAGGCTGTGGATGTGTCGCCCCTGCGTCGCGTCAACCAG GCTATCTGGCTGCTGTGCACTGGAGCTCGTGAGGCTGCCTTCAGGAACATCAAGACCATCGCCGAGTGCCTGGCTGATGAGCTGATCAACGCTGCTAAG gGCTCTTCCAACTCGTACGCCATCAAGAAGAAGGATGAGTTGGAGCGTGTCGCCAAGTCCAACCGTTAA